A region of the Stieleria neptunia genome:
CCGCCCATGTCGGCGCGGGCGGCGTAACGGGCGGTCGCCCTGAATTCGGTCGCGATTTCGGTCAGGTAAGGGCGCAGGGTATGGGCGTCGAGCGGCCGATCGGGTTGGTCCAATTCCAAGATCTGCTCGGGCAGCGAAGGCAGCGTCCGCGTCAAACCGACTCCCGTCTGGTGCCGCACTGAGACCAGCACCGAGGCGTGACCGAGCCAGAGCACGGCTTGGGCGTCGATGCCGGTCAAGGATTCTGCGGCGTGGGCCAGCGCGACACCGTGCGGCAGGATCGATTGAACGTTGAAACCATTGGCGCTGGCAATGTCGGTGATCTGACAGGCGGTCTGTTCCGCTGTGGCCGCGATCACGTATTGATCCTCACCGCAGGGGTGACCGTGATGGACGCCCACGACCGGCCAATGGCACAAGTGTGCGTCACTTTGGAACACCGATTGACGGAACATTTCGCTGCAGCGATGGCGGGCCTGGGGAATGTCGTTGCCGACGACGGTTTGGTAATGCGTCCAGGCGATCGGCAGCGCGATGGCCGCGACGTTGCTCTCCCCTTCGATACAGCGTGGCAGACGCTGGTGGATCGACGTCAGGACCTCCTGCAACCACTGTGGCGTCATGTCTTGGTCGCGTTCGGTCGGCAATGCGAATTGATGACGGCTGACCCAAGCGTGTTCGTTGCCCGGTCGGTCGGAGGAACGAAGCGTCGCCACGCGAACGTTGTGTTCGCCGACGTCGATGCCGATGTAGGCCGTGCCGTGCTGAGAAAACTGTCCCGATCGCCGCCAAAACGTCATCGTCGGCGCACGGTGTTTCACGTTCGGCCGAGTCTGCGAGACGGGGGATGGGGTGGACGTCATGATCGGGCAGGGTCGAGGAAAGGCCGGCCTAGAATCCGCCTCAGGCTCGGCAGTAGGGATGTACGTCACAGAAGCGAACGGATCAAACGATTGCGATCTCCTACCTCAATGCCGGGGCGGGCGTGTTGGGGGGGAGACTAGTGTTGCCGTTGTAATCGGCAGATTCGAATCCGATCAACCGCCTTGGATCGTGGAAACGTCCAACAGCGGCAGCATCACCGACATCACGATGCCGGCGACGAAGACGCCCATCACCAGGATGATCACCGGTTCGAGCGCGATGACCAGTCGTTTGATCTTGCGTCCGCCTTCTTGTTCGTAAAAGCGGCCGATGTCATCGAGGACTTCCGCGACTCGCCCGGTCCGTTCACCCGTCGCCATCATCTGGGTCGCTTCGGTGGGCAGAAAGTCAGCCGTCGCCAACGCGTCGCTGGCGCTGAGCCCATCGATCAGATTGGCTTCGACGCGATCGAGAAGATCGTGCCAGGAACGGTCTTGCACGGTATCGCGTGTCAGTCGCACCGCTTGCAACATCGGGACGCCGCCGCGGACCATCGCCGCGATCGTGCGAAAGTACCTTCCGGCGATCAGGGGGCGATAAGCGTCTTTGATCATCGGCGCGTAAAGCAACAGTTTACCGATCGGGCCTTGGATCAAGGGGTGGCGACGCAGCATGAACAACGCCACGATCGCGGCGATGCCGACGGGAAACAGCACCATCCAATAGTCGCGACCGAAAGTCCCGACGTCCAACAAGAATTGGGTCGACGCCGGGACGGGCCGTCCGGTGGATTGGAACACGCGTCCGAATTGCGGCAGGACACCGAGGATCAGTGCGGTCATCACGACCGAGGCGGCGGCGATCAAGATCACCGGATAGATCATCGCGCCGACAATCGAGGCCCGCATTTCCAATTCCCCACGCATCCGTTCGCAGACGTTGCCAAGGGTTTGCGGGACATCGCCGGTCGCTTCGGCCGCGGCAAGCATCGGCGGCAGCGAGGCGGGAAAGTATTGTCCGTGTGCCGCGACGGCACTGGAAAAACGGCTGCCCCCGCTGAGCGACTGGTGAATCGCATCCAGGGATTCGCCCAGACGCGGGTCCTGGCAATGGTCCGCGACGTGGCCGACCGCTTCTGCGATCTCAACGCCGTTTTGACTCATCACGGCCAACTGGTTCAGACTCAACAGAACCGTCGACGACGAAACCGGGAACAGGAAGATGCCGCCAGATCCCGATGGGCGGGTCGGCGAGGGCAACGCCGCCGCGGGATTGGCCGCGGGATTGCCCCGGGGATTGGCAAGCGGGTTGTGTGCCGCGCTGTGTGCCGAGCTGCGAGTCGGTCCGGGGGCTTGATTGCCCGTGGATCGAGACCCGCTGTCGGCCGAACCGCGTGATGGGAAGGAGCCGGGCGCGGGAGAACCGGACAGGTCTTCCCGTTCATTCGGCACGGTTTTCAGTGGGGTGAACGCCTTCATGATTTCAATCGACCAGTGCCACGCGTCCGACTTCTTCCAAGCTGGTCACTTTGTTCTTTGCCAACTCGATCCCTTCGCTCAAGAGCGTCGGCCCGGTCCGAGAGCGACGCAGCGTTTCCAGGTCCGCACCGTCGTTGATCAGCGTGCGGACGTCGGGAGTCATCTCAAACAATTCGTAAACGCCCGAGCGGCCGCGATAGCCCGATTCGTAGCACTCGCCGCAGCCACGGCTGCGCGCAAAACCCTGCCGTGGGTCACCGACGTAATGCAGTTCTTCCAGCATCTTGGTCGACGGGTAATAGGTTTCTTTGCAGTGGGGACAAAGATTTCGCATCAAGCGTTGCGCGATCACACCGGCCAGGCTTGCGGCGATTTTGAAACTTTCGATTCCCATGTCCATCAACCGGGT
Encoded here:
- a CDS encoding type II secretion system F family protein — its product is MKAFTPLKTVPNEREDLSGSPAPGSFPSRGSADSGSRSTGNQAPGPTRSSAHSAAHNPLANPRGNPAANPAAALPSPTRPSGSGGIFLFPVSSSTVLLSLNQLAVMSQNGVEIAEAVGHVADHCQDPRLGESLDAIHQSLSGGSRFSSAVAAHGQYFPASLPPMLAAAEATGDVPQTLGNVCERMRGELEMRASIVGAMIYPVILIAAASVVMTALILGVLPQFGRVFQSTGRPVPASTQFLLDVGTFGRDYWMVLFPVGIAAIVALFMLRRHPLIQGPIGKLLLYAPMIKDAYRPLIAGRYFRTIAAMVRGGVPMLQAVRLTRDTVQDRSWHDLLDRVEANLIDGLSASDALATADFLPTEATQMMATGERTGRVAEVLDDIGRFYEQEGGRKIKRLVIALEPVIILVMGVFVAGIVMSVMLPLLDVSTIQGG